A single window of Solanum dulcamara chromosome 5, daSolDulc1.2, whole genome shotgun sequence DNA harbors:
- the LOC129890445 gene encoding uncharacterized protein LOC129890445 has translation MWCEVCGSSEHVAEHCGANPESINFVGNAPKGVGNQNYGNTYNPNWRNHPNFSWGGNQQNHHYGPTQYRPQGSGHQYNNPSQGYNAQSQIDQALTKSGNMSVEDMLKQIMTDQAKLAFDIRQNQLATQNLEKQLGQLVSAHSSRQQGGLPGNTDPNPKQVNVVTTRSGRPLTELAPKAKLAEEKGKQKVGQEGEPSGSKEIEEPKTKPPPPFPQKFKKKKEEECFAKFIDLLKQVQINLPLIDVLQGIPKYAKFVKDIVANKSKLAEFATMALTEECSSRILNKSKLPAKLKDPGSFTVQVTIGKYSNARGLCDLGASINLMPRSMLKKLGLGELKATTILLQLANRSVARPDGIIEDVLVQVGSLIFPVDFVVLDFEPDLDILFILGRPFLATGGALIDVAAGRLTMRAHDKVEVFDVYHALKLPIIYEELSAVTIIDEEISAQCTTSNDPLTKVVMGQDIAKDMESKELASVLDMPNISMWKKNVEPLNRELGPSPKPSLEEAPKLELKKLPAHLSTGGTKEAQKGHWVANG, from the exons atgtgGTGCGAAGTATGTGGAAGCAGTGAGCATGTGGCCGAACATTGTGGAGCAAATCCAGAATCAATAAATTTtgtaggtaatgcacctaagGGTGTTGGTAACCAAAACTATGGAAatacttacaacccaaattggagaaaccatccTAACTTCTCATGGGGTGGAAATCAACAAAATCATCATTACGGGCCAACTCAATATAGACCACAGGGAAGTGGACACCAATACAATAATCCTAGTCAAGGATATAATGCTCAAAGTCAAATTGATCAAGCATTAACAAAATCGGGAAACATGAGTGTTGAGGACATGTTGAAACAAATCATGACAGACCAAGCCAAGCTAGCTTTCGATATCCGACAAAATCAACTGGCTacccaaaatttagagaaacaGCTTGGGCAATTAGTAAGTGCACATAGTTCTCGCCAACAAGGGGGCTTACCAGGTAACACTGACCCCAATCCCAAACAAGTGAATGTCGTGACTACTCGCAGTGGTCGCCCACTCACTGAATTGGCTCCCAAAGCAAAATTAGCAGAGGAAAAAGGCAAACAGAAAGTCGGGCAAGAAGGTGAACCTAGCGGGTCAAAAGAAATAGAGGAACCAAAGACAAAACCTCCTCCCCCATTtcctcaaaaatttaaaaagaagaaagaagaagagtgTTTTGCAAAGTTTATAGATTTGTTGAAACAGGTGCAGATTAATTTgcctttgattgatgttttacAGGGAATCCCAAAGTATGCTAAATTCGTCAAGGATATCGTGGCCAATAAAAGCAAGTTGGCTGAATTTGCAACTATGGCACTCactgaagagtgtagttcaagaatcttgaacaaaaGCAAGCTTCCAGCCAAACTAAAAGATCCAGGTAGTTTCACAGTGCAGGTAACCATCGGTAAATATAGTAATGCAAGAGGTCTCTGTGATCTGGGTGCTAGTATCAACTTAATGCCtagatctatgcttaagaaattaggccTGGGAGAACTTAAAGCAACAACTATTTTGCTACAGTTGGCTAATCGTTCTGTAGCTAGACCTGATGGTATCATTGAAGATGTTTTGGTACAAGTAGGATCCCTCATCTTCCCTGTTGATTTTGTCGTTTTAGATTTTGAGCCGGACCTCGATATTCTTTTTATCTTAGGACGCCCGTTCTTAGCAACAGGCGGGGCACTAATTGATGTGGCTGCAGGTAGATTGACTATGAGAGCACATGATAAAGTGGAAGTGTTCGATGTATATCATGCACTGAAATTGCCTATAATTTATGAGGAACTATCTGCTGTAACCATCATTGACGAGGAAATATCAGCTCAATGTACTACCTCAAATGACCCATTGACGAAAGTCGTAATGGGTCAAGATATTGCAAAGGACATGGAATCTAAAGAGCTAGCAAGTGTACTCGATATGCCAAATATTAGCATGTGGAAGAAGAATGTAGAACCCTTAAACAGAGaattgggtccttcacccaagcCTTCTCTCGAGGAAGCCCCTAAATTGGAGTTAAAAAAACTGCCAGCACATCTCAG TACTGGAGGTACTAAAGAGGCACAAAAAGGCCATTGGGTGGCAAATGGCTGA